The following proteins come from a genomic window of Panthera leo isolate Ple1 chromosome E2, P.leo_Ple1_pat1.1, whole genome shotgun sequence:
- the CCDC97 gene encoding coiled-coil domain-containing protein 97, whose translation METVATTAAAREPDEGCTEPSTGHWGELSWTPVPPRPQDKVKAAEGAPEAPNGGPPGVEDAAVSAMLRAVAASRLPVCSQQQGEPDLTEQEKVAILGQLYHEKPLVFLERFRTSLREEHLACFGHLRGDHRADFYCAEVARQGSARPRTLRTRLRNRRYAALRELIQGGEYFSDEQMRFRAPLLYEQYIGQYLTQEELSARAPAHRLPEPGAPGTACPLSDLLLQSCEERELQQRLLRQQEEEEACLEEEEEEEDSDEEDPSPGKDSEAWVPDLEERLILREEFTSRMHQHFLDGKDGDFDYSTVDDNPDFDNLDIVARDEEERYFDAEEPEEAPSPELDGD comes from the exons ATGGAGACCGTGGCGACCACGGCGGCGGCGAGGGAACCCGATGAAG gctgcacagagcccagtactGGGCACTGGGGGGAGCTGAGCTGGACGCCTGTCCCACCCAGACCCCAGGACAAGGTGAAAGCAGCAGAGGGAGCACCAGAGGCCCCGAATGGTGGCCCCCCTGGGGTTGAGGATGCGGCGGTGAGTGCCATGCTGCGTGCCGTGGCCGCCAGCCGCCTGCCCGTGTGCAGCCAGCAGCAGGGCGAGCCTGACCTGACCGAGcaggagaaggtggccatccTGGGCCAGCTGTACCATGAGAAGCCGCTGGTGTTCCTGGAGCGCTTCCGCACGAGCCTCCGTGAGGAGCACCTGGCCTGCTTTGGCCACTTGCGCGGTGACCATCGGGCAGACTTCTACTGTGCCGAGGTGGCCCGGCAGGGCAGCGCCCGACCCCGCACCCTGCGCACCCGCCTGCGTAACCGGCGCTACGCTGCCCTGCGTGAGCTCATCCAAG GTGGCGAGTACTTCAGTGACGAGCAGATGCGGTTCCGGGCCCCGCTGCTGTACGAGCAGTACATTGGGCAGTACCTAACCCAGGAGGAGCTCAGTGCCCGCGCCCCAGCCCACCGGCTGCCTGAGCCCGGCGCCCCCGGCACCGCCTGCCCGCTCTCTGACCTGCTGCTCCAGTCCTGCGAGGAGCGGGAGCTGCAGCAACGGCTGCTCcgacagcaggaggaggaggaggcctgcctggaggaggaggaggaggaggaggacagcgATGAGGAAG ACCCGAGCCCCGGCAAAGACTCAGAGGCCTGGGTCCCTGACTTGGAAGAGAGGCTGATCCTGCGGGAAGAGTTCACCAGCCGGATGCACCAGCACTTCCTGGACGGCAAGGACGGGGACTTTGACTACAG cacTGTGGATGACAACCCCGACTTTGACAACCTAGACATCGTGGCGCGGGATGAGGAGGAGAGGTACTTCGACGCGGAGGAGCCCGAGGAGGcacccagcccagagctggatgGGGACTGA